In Actinoplanes lobatus, the DNA window ACAGCGGCCCGGGCGGCGGCCGCGAACACCTCACCCACGCTGTCGTTGCTCGTCCGGTCCAGCAGCAGGGCCGGCAGGTCGATGTCGGGCGGACAGTCGGCGATCAGCACCCGCAGCGCCTCGAGCCGGATCTCCGGATGGCCGTGGCCGGTCAGCTCCAGCAGCCGGCGGGCGTCGGCCAGCTCCAGGATCCGGCCGCACAGGCCACGCAGCGCCGCGGTCCGCGTCTCGGTGTCGGCGTCGTGCACCGAGGCGGTGATCAGCGCCCGGGTCGCGGTGGGGCCCCGGTCGCCGGCCAGCGACTCGACCGCGGCCCGCCGGACCGACGGTGTCGGATCCTGCCCGGCGACCCGGGCCAGCACGGCCTCCCGGGACGGGGCGGCCGGGAGCGCGGCCAGCCCGCTCACGGCGGCCAGCCGTACGGCCGGCTCGGTGTCCGAGGTCGCCGCCCCGGTGAGGATCTCCTCGGTCCGCGGATAGGCCCGGTAGGTGGCCCCGAGCACCCGGACGAGGGCCACCCGGAGCACCTCGTCCGGTTCGGCGGCCAGCCGGGCCACCAGCGCCTGCCAGGACCGCTCCCCCGGCCGGTTCCCGCGCCCGGCCAGCGCCACGGCCGCCGCGCGGACGACCGCCCCGTCCGGATCGGTCTCGATCCGTTCGAGCAGCCGCGCCTCCGGGCCGCTGCGGGCCAGCAGGCGCACCGCCGCCCGGCGGACCCCGGCCGCCGGGTCGGTCCGCATCCGCCCCAGCAGCAGCTCACGAACCGGCCCGTCGCTGCCGGCCCGGGGCAGCAGGATCCCGGCCGCCGCCTCCACCACCTCGGGCGCCGTGTCGTCCCGGCAGGCGTCCACCAGGTCCTGCGCCACCGCGACGGACAGCTGCCGGGGGCGGGCCAGGACGCGCAGCGCGCCCGCCCGGACGGCCGGGTGCGGGTCGCTGCGGCGGCACTCCAGCAGGATCTCCTCGATCCCGGGCTCGGCCCGCAGCCGCTCACCGAGGATCTGCACGGCGGAGAGCCGGACCGTGGAGAAGCCGTCGCGCCGCCGCGGGTCCGGTGAGACCGCCCGGACCAGCACGGCGCGGGCCTCCGGATAGACGGCGGCCAGCGGCGCGAGCGCCTGCACGGACGCGAGCCGGACCACGGCGCGCGCGTCATCGGCGGCGCGGACCAGCGGGTCGAGCGCGAGCCGGCCCTCGTCGGCGCGCTCCTGCCGGACCGCCTGGTGGGCCATCTCGCCGAGGCCGGCGACCGCGGCGCAGACCACCCGTACGTCGTCGGCCTCGCCGATCCGGGCCTTGAAGATCTCGTCGAAGTGGTCGTCGGGCCGGGCCAGGACGGCCGCGATCCGGGCGGCGGAGGCGGCCGCCGGGTTGCCGACGATCTCCACCCCGGCGGTGCGGTACCAGTCGAGGTAGGCCTCGCGGTCCGGCCAGTTCGGCCCGATCGCCTCGATCGCCGGGATGAACTCGTCGACCAGCAGATCCGCGTAGTCGGGGCCGGGCAGGTCCCGGTCCGGGGTGGCGGCGCAGTACTCGATGATCCGGACCACCTCGCGCAGCGCCAGCTCGGCGGCGTGCCGGGCGTCGGCGATCTGGCGGACCCCGGCCAGGCACTGCACGGCCAGCGCGACGTTCCACGGCGGGCCGGGGCGCGGCGCCCGGCCGGACGGGCCGGGGTACTCCCACCACTCCGGGTTGACCTCGGTGATCAGCATCTCGACCAGCTCCGCCGCGAAACCCGCCGACAGCTGGCCGGCGACCAGGCGCAGGGTCTCCCGCCAGGCAGGGTCGGCCCAGTTCTCCCGGAACACCGCCCGGATCTCGTCGAACCGGGACCCGCCGGGGCTGAACCGTTCGATGATCGCCCAGGCGCAGTAGAACTCCTGGAAGGTGCGGTGCACGAACCGGTAGTCGGCCCGGCCGTACCGGCCCAGCACGTAGCTGCGCCGGCGGAGCTGGTCGATGGCCTGACGGGCGAACTCGCCGGCCTCCGCCCAGCCGAGGCCGTGCCGTTCCAGGTGCTGGGTGAAGATCCGCCGCAGCTGGTCGCCGCCGACGTGGTCACGGTGCCCCAGCCGCCCGGACATCATGTCGAAGGCGAGGCCGCGCAGCAGCTCGTGTTTGACCTCGGCGTCCAGGCGCTGCGAGCCGGCCGGCGCGTCCACCATCCGGCTGTCGTCCCAGCTGTCCACCAGGGTGACGGCGACCTGCTCGTACAGCCGCCAGCGTTGTTTCGGCAGCATCCGGTGCCGGCCGATCACGGCGAGGATGCTGAGCAGCATCGGGTTGCCGGCCAGCTCGGTGAGCTCCGGCGAGCGGCGGATGGTGCCGATCACCACCTCCCGGCGGACCGTCGCGTCGGCGCCCGGCGCCTCCGGCAGCGCCTCGAACCAGCGGCGCAGGAACTCGGCGGTCTGCTCCGGCACGAACCGTTGCAGGGTGTGGTGAGCGAACCCGGCGGCGGCCAGGGCACGCCTGTTGTACTCCGCGGGCCGGGTGGTGACCACCACCCGCGCCTCCGGGAACGTCTCCGCGAACGTGGCGATCTGACCGGCGGTCTCCTCACGGATCCGCCGTTCCAGGATCTCGTCCAGGCCGTCGAAGACGACCACGGCCGGGTCGCCGCGGGCCAGGTGCAGGGACAGGCCTTCGGGCTCCTCCTGGTAGCCGTCGGTGGCGGCGCGGTGCGCCAGATACTCCCGCAGGTTGCGGCACTGCCCGGCGGCCACGGCCGCGGCATAGGAGCGCAATTCCACGAGTACGGGCAGATGCCCGGCCAGTGGCGCCAGCCGCTCGTCGGCGTGCGCCCGGGCCAGCGCCAGGGTCAGGTAGCGGACCACCGCCGACTTGCCCGCCCCGGGATCGCCGACCAGCACGAACCGGCGCTGTGCCCGCTCGCAGAGCACGTCGAAGACCGGCTGCCCGGGCCAGGACAGCGGGAGCGCGTCCCGGTCCAGCCGCTCGGCCTCGCCGGCGCCCTCACCCCACGGCGCCCGGGTCAGCTGCGGCGGATGGTCGGCGCGGGCGAACGGCTCGACGAAGACGTCGAACAACTGCGTTCCCAGGTACGGCGACGACTGCTGGGCCAGGTTCATCAGGTCGAGCCCGCCGTACTGCTGGCGGAGACGCTCGAAGTAGTGGGCGGTCACCGCGGCGCTCAGGCCGGGGGCCACCGGGACGGCCGGCGCCGCGGTGACACCCCGGGACCGCTGCTCCAGCAGTTTGTGGACGGCGGCGTAGACGAGCAGCCCGAGGTCGGCCGGCGCGTCGAAGAAGCTGCACAGGTGCTCACGCTGGAGCACGTCACGCAACGCGTCGACCTGGGCCGCCTTCGGACCACGGTCGACGAACCGCACCGGCCAGGCGGCCTGCTCGCTGAGCAGGAAGATGAGGCAGTCCTTGCCACTGGCGACGGCGTGCTCGTACTCCAGGTGGGTGATCGACTTGGACTGCTTGGGTGGGGTGTAGCCGTACCGCCAGGCGAAGATGCCGATGTAGATGTCGCAGGACTCGACGTCGTCGAGACAGCGCGCGAGCGGGGCGGTGGCGCCCGCCACGTACTCCTCCATGGTCTTGAACCGGAGGCCGATGAGGCCGAGCGCATGGCGGACGGCCTCGCGACACTCCTTCAGATCCTCGAAGGTCGCGGAGATGTAGGCCTCGCTCAAGCGAATCTCCCCACGCCGCGTAGCGAATCAATGTAGTCGCGTGAGGCAAGCCTCCACCATGGACGCCACGTCTCGTCCACAGCCCCAGGAGACGGTCACGCCGCCACCGCCGTGACCGTAGTTGTGGATCACCACCTGGCCGTCCCGGGTGGTGGTCTCCAGCCGGATCCGGTCGCGGACCGGCCGGCGCCCGGAGCGGACGCCGATCACCGGCGCGTCCCGCAGCAGCGGCTCGATGTCGGCACACCGGCGGCGGATCCGCTCGGCCGCGACGGCCTCCGGCAGCGCCACCCCGCCGGGCGCCTCGATGGTGCTGCCGAGCACGACCGTGTCGCCGTGCGGGATGTAGTAGGTGAGCTCCGGGCCCTCGCCGTCCTCGGCGAAGAACGTGTCGATGCCGGGATTGCGGACCACCACCACGAGGCCGCGCACCGGAACCAGGCCGGGGTCGCCGGCCAGCCGGCGGGCGCCGCTGCCGCTGCAGTTCACGATCACCGGAGCCCGGCCGGACAGCTCGCGCAGCGACCGCAGCTCGCGCTGCTCCACCCGGACACCCTCGGCCCGCAGCTCGGCCATCAGATACTCCGAGTAGACCGGCATGTCGACCACCGCCGTGGTGTAGCGCCAGGCGCTGCGGTACTCCGGCCAGGCCCACTCGTCGCAACGCTCCAGGTCCCCGGTGAGGTGCAGCCAGGGATGCGGATCGGCGACGCCCCGGGCGACCTCGACGCCATGCACCATGGTGACTCCGGCGGTGCGCGCCGCGGCCAGCTCACGGAAGGCGGTCAGGCCCTCCCCGGCCCAGCGCTCGGCCTCCGGGTGATCGACCAGGAACGGCCCCCACATGGCGCCGGCGGCGCAGGAATCCGTGGCGGGCGGCAGCCGCCGCGCCACGACACTCACCGCGAGACCCCGCCGGGCCAGGCACAGTGCGCTGGTCAAACCGCAGACGCCCGCACCGACCACAATGGCATCGATGTTGGTAACGGTCACCCCCCGACACTAACGGCTTACTCGGCGGCGTCGCACGGGCTGAAATTTCGGCACCCGGCCGCACCTGAGCCGACCTCGGCTGACGAGCCCTTATCCTTCCGGCGCGGGGTGATTGCCGGGTCTCGCCACGGAACGCCACGATGGAATCAGGAAACGGCCGCGGAGGATTCATGTTGGCTTTCGGAGAGGTCCAGACCGGCCTCCTGCAGAACTCCGTCGCCCTCCCCCGGCGCGCCACCGAGCACCTGCTCAGCAACGAGGCCGACGAGCGGGTCCGCTCGGTCGAGCGGCCCATCGCCCGGTCCGTCTCACCGGACCGGCTCGAGGGCGTGGACTGCCGCCTGCCGACCACTTCCGGACGTCAGACCAGAGCCATCGGTACGGTCGTGTCGCGCGCCGTCGTGGTGGCCGGCCACGTCGCGCAGGGTTCGGCGTACGCCCGGGTGGCGCCCGCCCGCACCACGATCCGGCTGCCGTGGTCGCACTACCTGGCCAGTCCCGGTCATCTGGAGGCGATCGGCAAGCTGCACCAGGCCGACCTGGAGCAGGGTGTGCTCACCGGCGCGCGGACCACCGAGACTCTGGAGCTGAGCGCGATCGCGGCCCGGATGCTCGACACGGTCCAGCGGTCCCGGGTGATCGACCACGCCCCGCCATTGCGTACCCCGCGGGTCCGGCTGCGCTGGACCGCCCTGCTGGACCGGACCGTGGAACGGCCGGGCGGCACGTTCACGCTGGTCTCCGAGGACGTCCGCTCGCTCCGGCTGCGGGTGCCGACCACCGACCTGGGCGCCGTGGTCGCCCTCTGCGAGGACCTGGCCGTACACGACTGGCTGCTCACCACGGTGCTGTCGGTCCTGGACGCGACGCTGGCCCACGACCACAGCCGGGCCGAGCGGGTGAGCCGGTTGCAGCCGCTGCTGGAGCACCTGCCGCATCTGTGGATGCCGGGCGCGCACGTGCCCGAGGAGTTGCTGCCGATCTGGTCGGCGCTGGATCAGCGGCCGGGCTTCACCCGGCAGTGGGACGGGGCGATGGCCCGGGTCCGGGACCAGATCACGATCGGCGCGCTGGATCTGTTGCAGGGCGCCTCCACTAAACCGGCACGGTGAGGCGTTCCGCTCCCTCGGGCCAGACCCGGACGACCCGGCGGCCCAGCGCCTTGGCCCACTCCACCGTCTCGGCCGTGCCGCCGCGGCCGCCGGCCGGATCACCGTCCCAGACCGCGACCAGGATGTCGCTGCGCTCCACCACCTCGCGGCTGGCCGCCTCGTAGGCCGCCTCGGGCGGGCCGGCCACCTCGAGCCGGGTCACCCGGCGGGCCTGGCGCAGCAGGTGGGACGGTGGCGCGGCGGGTGGCGACGCCGCGGCGGGCACCGGCAGCACCACCTCGAAGGTGCCCCGGCAGGCCTGGACGGCCCGGGCGAAGATCTGGTCGGAGCCCTCGGCCAGGCAGGTGACCCCGTGCACCCGTGGATAGCCGGACAGCAGCTGGACCAGCTCCCGGAGGATGAGCCGGTGGGTGGCCGGCCGCAACCGGATGTGCCCGGTGACGCCGATCGTCGTCATGCCCGCTCCCGTGGGGATCACGCCGGGTTCAGCGCCCGGCTGACTCCAGTGTCCGTCAGCCGGACCACCCGGAACCCGGCGTCCGCCAGGATCTGCGGAATCTCCAGCACCGCGGCGCGACATTTGGCACGTCCCTCCGGCCCGAGTTCCTCCCAGTCGACCAGATCGGGCGTCTGCCGCAGTGCGCTGTCCCGCTGTGCGCCGCGCACCCAGCCGTTGCCGCGGGCCGCCTCCGCCCAGCGCTGCTGCTCCCGGCGGGCCAGCAGCTCGACCTCGGCCTCGGTGAAACAGAAGTCGTCGTCACCGCCGTCGGCCGGCACCACCGCGCACCCGGCCATGTGGAGCTTGATCCCGAAGTCGCCGGCCTGTTGCCGGTTCGACCGGCGCAGCTCCTCGTCCAGCTCGGACCAGGGGCACAGCGCCGGGCCGCTGCCCAGCCGCTCACCCCGCAGCAGGCTGGCCTCGACGAACCGCTCGTGGATGAGCCTGCCCAGCCGCTCGGACAGGTCCTCGGCGATCAGCGCCGGATCGCAGCCGGCCGCCACCGCCGAGAAGAGCCGGACCCGGCCGTCGATCGGGTCGAGCAGCGGCTCCTCCCGCTGGTCCCGGCTGAACGCCTCGGTGATCGCGGCCAGCGCGTCCACCACCACGATGATGTCGCCGGAGACCCGGCGCCACAGGCGGTGCTCACGCAGCGCCAGCTCCAGCCCCACACGGTCGTCGGCGAAACAGAGGAAGACCCGGTCGTAGCCGGCCCGGCCGGGGTCGTCGAGCAGGGCGGAGACGTCGGTCTCGTACGCCGTCACCCGGCACCCGTCCTGGACCACCCCGCCCCGCTCGGCGAACCGGTCCCGCACTCGGATCGCGTCCGGCGCCACCAGGTCCACGACGACCCGCTGCGCCGGACTCGACCGGCGCAGCCGCCAGTGCCGGGCGATCTCCACGATCAGCGCGCGGACCAGCGAGGAGTCGCCGGCCACCAGCAGCCGGGGTGCCCGGTCCGGGCGGTTCGGCAGCGGCCGCTGGTCCAGCAGGACGTGCACCGCCAACTGGTCCAGGTGGAAGAAGTCCAGCCGCTGGCCGGGCGTGTGCGGCACACCGAGCCGCCGGGCCTGGAGGGTGAGCGCCCAGTCCGCCTCGTGGATCTGGGCGTAGACGGCGAGGTCGTTGCGCGGGGCGGCCATCCGGGCGGCGGCCGCGGCGATCTCCAGGTTGGCCGCGCTCGTCTCGGCGCAGGCGTACAGCGTCGCGGCCCGGGGGACGCCGGCGCCACGCAGCACGTCCGGGTCGCGGGCGTCGCCGTTGACCCCGAGCAGCCCGCGCCGGCGCAACTCCAGCGGGCCGATCGGCTGCGTACGAACCACCACGACGCGATGGCCGCTCAGGTGCAGGCGGTGCGCCAGCGTCCGGGCGACCGAGGAGTCGCCGCAGACCACCACGTGCCGGCGGGAGCGGCGGGCCCGCAGGCGGCGCATCTCGCTGGCCAGCAGGACCCGGGCGGCCTCGGCGAAGGCGTACAGCGTGACGATCGGGGCCACGAACCGGGCCACCTGCAGCGCCGGCGGGAACTCGGTGCCGCCCTCCAGCGGATCGGATCCCAGGACGAACAGCTGCAACGTGCCGTACAGCAGGTTCAGCGGGTCACGGTCGGTGACACCTTGCGAAGCGAGGTACTGGTCCAGGCCGATGAAACCGAGAACCAGCGCCAGCACCCCGGCCAGGGCGAACACGGCCCGCGTCACGGTGACGGCGGGCTGCCCCTGGTCGTCGGCGAGGGACAGCGGGGTGCGGGGAAAGGTGGCCATCGATCCACATTGTCACACCCCGCCGCCGTGCGGCTACGCAGCGATCAGAGGGCGCATCCTTCGGACGCGGGCGGCAGCGGGGCCGGCACACCGACGCCCGGCAGGCCGAGCGACACACCCTTCAACTTCGGGGTACGACCGGACTCGTACGCGTCGCCGGCCCGGGTACGGCGGTGGCTGAGCGGGTTCCCGTCGGCGTTCAGGTGGTGCGGCGCGGCGTAGGTCACCACGGTCTCGACGATGTCGCCGGGACGCGGCACGGTGTCCCCGGTCGCGAAGTGCACGAGCCGGCCGTCCCTGGCCCGCCCGCTGTGCCGGCCGGTCCGCTCGTCCTTGCGGCCCTCGCCGACCGCGACCAGCACCTCGACCTTCTCCCCGACGAGCCTCTTGTTCTCCGCCCAGGTGATCTCTTCGAGGGTGGCGATGAGCCGGTTGTAGCGGTCCTGGACGACCGCCTTCGGCACCTGCTCCTCCATGGTGGCGGCGGGCGTGCCGGGCCGTTTGGAGTACTGGAAGGTGAAGGCGCTGGAGAACCGGGCCTGCCGGACCACCTCGAGGGTCTGCTCGAAGTCCTCCTCGGTCTCGCCGGGGAAGCCGACGATGATGTCGGTGGTGATCGCGGCGTCCGGCATGGCGGCCCGGACCTTCTCGATGATGCCCAGGTACTTCTCCTGGCGGTAGCTGCGGCGCATCGCCTTCAGCACCCGGTCGGAGCCGGACTGCAACGGCATGTGCAGCGAGTGGCACACGTTCGGCGTCTCGGCCATCGCGGCGATCACGTCGTCGGTGAAGTCCTTCGGGTGCGGGCTGGTGAACCGGACCCGCTCCAGACCCTCGATGTCCCCGGTGGCGCGCAGCAGCTTGCCGAAGGCGAGCCGGTCGCCGAACTCGACGCCGTAGGAGTTCACGTTCTGCCCCAGCAGGGTGACCTCGAGGACGCCCTCCCTGGTGAGGGCCTCCACCTCGGCGAGGATCTCGCCGGGACGGCGGTCCTTCTCCTTGCCACGCAGGCTCGGAACGATGCAGAACGTGCAGGTGTTGTTGCAGCCCACCGAGATGGAGACCCAGCCGGAGTAGGTCGACTCGCGCTTGGTCGGCAGGGTGGAGGGGAAGACCTCGAGCGACTCGAGGATCTCGACCTGCGCCTCCTCGTTGTGCCGGGCGCGCTCCAGCAGGGCCGGCAGCGACCCGATGTTGTGGGTGCCGAAGACCACGTCGACCCAGGGCGCCTTCTTGACGATGTCGCCCTGATCCTTCTGCGCCAGACAGCCGCCGACCGCGATCTGCATGCCCGGGTTCTTGAGCTTGGTGGGGCGCAGGTGGCCGAGGTTGCCGTAGAGGCGGTTGTCGGCGTTCTCCCGGACCGCGCAGGTGTTGAAGACCACGACGTCCGCCGCGTCCGCGTCCGCGGCGCGCACATAACCCGCGTCCTCCATCAGGCCGGAGATCCGCTCGCTGTCGTGCACGTTCATCTGGCAGCCGTAGGTGCGCACATCATAGGTGCGCGCGCTGCCGGTCATCTCGGTAGTCATGGCAATTGACCAGGCTACCCGTTACGCCGCGGCGGGCCGCTCCGGCGTCGGGCCGGGTTTCCACCGCGATCGGTCACAACCGGCCGTGGCGGCGCACGCCGGGTCGGCGCCGGTACAGGGCCGGACGTTGCGGCGCTCCGCCCCGTCGTCGGTCTCCACCTCGTCGACGTGCACCGCCCGTAACGATCCGTCCGGCTCCGCCAGCACGTACCGGGACGGGTTGAGGGTGTCGTCGGGAAGCAGGACCGCGGCACCCAGCCGGACCGCGACGGCGCTCGCGATGGTCTCCTCGGCGACGCCGGCGGGCGTCACGTAGACGTCGACCAGGGTCGGGAAGTCGCCTCCGACGTGGTAGACGTCGCAGAGCAGGTCAGCGCCGGGCACCATGCCGTGGACCGGGCGCTCGAGCGCACCGGCGAGCGCGCCCATCACCCGGTCGGGCTCCCATCGACCGGCGACACACCAGTTCCACGGGCCGTCCGCCATGTACTCCATGCTCTCGGCCCCTCTCTCAGCGCAATGGCTGTGTTACCGCTCCGTGACCATTCTCGACACAATCCGATACGAGCGGCCCCATAGGGTGTGTCCATTCGAGTGAACCGAGAACGAGTGGATGGACCAGGGGTGACAGACGAGGCTCTCATCGTCCTTGAGAACGTCAACAAGTGGTTCGGCCCCTTGCACGTGCTGCAGGACGTGGACCTGTCCGTCGCACGCGGCGAGGTCGTGGTCGTGATCGGACCCTCCGGGTCCGGCAAGTCCACGCTGTGCCGCGCCATCAACCGGCTGGAGCCGATCGACTCCGGCCGAATCATCTTCGACGGGCGCCCCCTCCCCGCGGAGGGCCGGGCACTGGCCCGGCTGCGCAGCGAGGTCGGCATGGTGTTCCAGTCGTTCAACCTCTTCGCGCACAAGACGATCCTGCAGAACGTGATGCTGGGGCCGGTCAAGGTGCGCCGGGAGCAACCCGCGGTCGTCCGCGACCGGGCCATGGCGCTGCTGGAGCGTGTGGGCATCGCCAACCAGGCGGAGAAGTACCCGGCTCAGCTCTCCGGCGGCCAGCAGCAGCGCGTCGCGATCGCACGGGCGCTCGCCATGCAGCCGAAGGCGCTGCTCTTCGACGAGCCCACCAGCGCGCTCGACCCGGAGATGGTCGGCGAGGTGCTGGACGTGATGACATCGCTGGCACGCGAGGGCATGACCATGGTGGTCGTCACCCATGAGATGGGCTTCGCCCGCCACGCGGCCGACCGCGTCGTGTTCATGGCCGACGGTCAGCTCGTCGAGCAGGCTGCGCCGGAGGAGTTCTTCGCGAACCCGCGCAGTGACCGCGCCAAGGACTTCCTTTCCAAGATCCTCACGCACTGATGTGCCCCTCAGGGTCGCCACACGACGGCGGTCCTGATCGAAAAGGAGATGAAGTATGCGTTTCACTCGCGTAGCCGTTGCGGCCACCGCCGCGGCTCTCACCTTCACCCTGACCGCATGCGCCGGCGAGGACGCCGGATCGGGCGGTGACACCGGCGGCGCTGCCAAGTCCTTCGCCGCCGGCAGCACGATGGAGCGGCTCAACAAGGCCCAGTCGGTCAAGGTCGGCACGAAGTTCGACCAGCCGGGCTTCGGTCTCAAGGGCCTGTCCGGCAAGCCCGAGGGCTTCGACGTCGAGGTCGCGAAGATCATCACCAAGGAACTCGGAATCCCCACGGACAAGATCGAGTTCGTCGAGACGACCTCGAAGGTCCGCGAGGACGCCATCGTGAACAACAACGTCGACTTCATCGTGGCGACGTACACGATCAACGACAAGCGTAAGGAGCGCGTCGCGTTCGCCGGGCCCTACTACGAGGCCGGCCAGAACATCCTGGTCAAGGCGGACGACGCGACCATCACCGGCCCGGACGCCTTCAAGGCCGGCGACAAGAAGGTCTGCTCGGTCACCGGCTCCACCCCCGCCGAGAACATCAAGACCTATGTCAAGGACGTCGCCGCCCAGGTGGTGCTCTTCGACACCTACGACAAGTGCATCAGCGCTCTCGACGGCGGCCAGGTCAACGCCGTGACCACCGACAACGTCATCCTGCTCGGCTACATCGCCAAGAACGAGGGCAAGTACAAGCTGGCCGGCGACAACTTCACGAAGGAGCCGTACGGCATCGGCGTGAAGATCGACGACAAGGACTTCCGGACCTTCATCAACGACACCCTCGAGAAGGCCTACGCCGACGGCAGCTGGAAGAAGGCGTGGGACGACACCGCCGGCAAGTTCGGCGCCGAACTGGGCACCGCGCCGGCCGTCAACCGTTACTGATCTCATCAGCTGATCCGGGAGTCTCCGTCCGTGAATGTGCTCATAGACAAGTTCGACGTCTTCGCGGGCGGGTTCTGGTTGACTCTCCAGATCTGCGTGCTCGCCGCGATCGGCGCCCTCATTCTGGGCGCCGTCGTGGCGGTGCTCCGCATCTCGCCGGTGCCGCCGCTGCGGGCGGTCGGCACCGCGTACGTCACGGTCTTTCGCAACATGCCCCTGACCGTAGTCATGTTCTTCGCCGCGTTCGCGCTGCCTGCCCTCGGCTCCAATGCGGATTTCCTGCGGCTCCCGGGCCTCGATGTGGTCTTCACCCGGCTCGACACCGACCTGCCGTACTTCCGATTCGCCTTGATCGCGCTGACCCTCTACACCGCCGCGTTCGTCTGCGAGGCGCTGCGGTCCGGGATCAACGCGGTGCCGCCCGGCCAGGCCGAGGCCGCCCGCTCGCTCGGGCTGACCTTCGGGCAGAACCTGCGGTACGTGGTGCTGCCGCAGTCATGGAAGGCCTCGATCGTCCCGCTCGGGTCGGTGATCATCGCGATGATCAAGAACTCGGCGCTGATCGGCTTCTTCGGCGTCGTCGGGGACCTCTCTCAGAGTGCCGACCAGCTCACCTCGGCTGAGGGCTACGCCTTCATCCCCGTCGCCATCGGCATCTCGATCGGATACCTGATCATGACCGTTCCCCTCGGGGCCCTCCTGGACCGGATCGAGCGCCGGCAGGCGGTGGCGGCCCGATGAGCAGTGTCCTCTACGACGTCCCCGGCCCGCGCCAGCGGCGCCTCACCCTGATTCTCAGTGTCGCGGCCACCATCCTGGTGCTGACCGGCGCGTACTACCTGATCTATCTGCCCCTGGACGAGAAGGGGCAGTTCTCGATGGAGCTCTGGGGGCCGCTGGTCGACCCCTCGAACGAGAACTTCGTCCTGGTCTGGGAACGGATCTGGGTCGGCATCAAGAACACGCTGGCCGCGGCCGCTCTGGCCATCGTCGCATCACTGATCATCGGCACCCTGCTGGCCGTGCTTCGCCTGCAGCTCAAGAGCCTCGCCGGGAACCGGTACGCCGGGCTGTCCGCCCCGGTCGCCTATCTGCTGCGTGGGCTCGGCAGCGGCCTGGCCGTGCTCACCCGGGTCTGTGTCGAGGTGTTCCGGGGCCTGCCCGTGGTCATCACCATCTTCTTCGTGGCGCGGGGGCTGCCTGAATTCGGCATCACCCTCGAAACGCTGTGGTACCTGGTGATCGGCCTCACCATTTACAACGGTGTGGTCATCGCCGAGATCCTGCGCTCCGGCATGGAGGGCCTGCCGTTCGGCCAGCGGGAGGCGGCGCTCGCGATCGGTCTCTCCCCGTTCCAGACCACCACGCTGATCCTGCTGCCGCAGTCCTTCCGGATCATGCTGCCGGCACTGATCAGCCAGCTCGTCGTGGTACTCAAGGACACCTCGCTCGGCTTCATCATCAGCTACGAGGAGACCCTGAACATCGGCAAGCAGATCATCGGTGTGCTGAGCAACCCGATCCAGGTCTACTTCGTGATCGCGGTGCTCTTCATCCTGGTCAACTACTCGCTGTCCAAGCTCGCCCAGTACGTCGAGCGCCGGCTCTCACGGGGCCGCAAGACCGCCGGCCTGGCAGCCCCGACGCCGCCGCCTGCGGCCCTCACCGCCCAGGCCGAAGGCGGCGCCGCGGCCACGTGACCACGATGCGACTCGGCCGGCCGGACATGGCCGGCCGAACCGCACCGGTCACTCTGAAGACCGGCTCACATCACGCGACATTGCAATAGACGTCGTACCGTTCCTCACCCGACTGCCACGAGCAATTGGCATACTTTCCGCCAGGGATCTTGGTCCACTTGTTGTTGGCTACCCAGCGCCAGGGCGACGAAGAGCTGACGTTGAAT includes these proteins:
- a CDS encoding amino acid ABC transporter permease, which produces MSSVLYDVPGPRQRRLTLILSVAATILVLTGAYYLIYLPLDEKGQFSMELWGPLVDPSNENFVLVWERIWVGIKNTLAAAALAIVASLIIGTLLAVLRLQLKSLAGNRYAGLSAPVAYLLRGLGSGLAVLTRVCVEVFRGLPVVITIFFVARGLPEFGITLETLWYLVIGLTIYNGVVIAEILRSGMEGLPFGQREAALAIGLSPFQTTTLILLPQSFRIMLPALISQLVVVLKDTSLGFIISYEETLNIGKQIIGVLSNPIQVYFVIAVLFILVNYSLSKLAQYVERRLSRGRKTAGLAAPTPPPAALTAQAEGGAAAT